From the Candidatus Binataceae bacterium genome, the window GGCTGCTCGACGCGCTTGTTGGCCTCGGCTACCTCAAGCGCAGCAGTCAGCAATACCGGCTCACCTCGGGCGCGGCGGAATACCTCGTGCGCGGCAAACCGCTCTACATGGGCGAGAGTGCGACGCTGGGCAAGATGCTGGCGGGCACGTGGTCGATGCTGCCCGAGGTCGTGCGCAGCGGCCGCCCGCTCAACCAGCAGGCCTCGCCGCAGGACGCGCAGGAGTTTTTCGCCAGACTGGTCCCGGCGCTCTTCGCCAACAACTTCAACGCCGCGAGCGCCGCCGTCGCGCGCCTGACGCCGAAGGAAAAAGCCGGGATTAAGCGCATCCTCGATATCGGCGCGGGCGCCGCCGCATGGTCGATTCCGTTTGCGCGCGCGCTGCGCAAGACGCGGGTCACCGTGGTTGACTATCCGGCGGTCGCCCGCGTCACGCGCGAATATGCCGAGCGATGGGGTGTTGGCGACCGCTACGATTATCTCGAAGGCGACTTCAACCGGGTCGAATTCGGCGCGGGCTTCGACCTCGCGATCCTGGGCCATATCCTGCACGGCGGCGCCACCGAATGGGCGCGCGGGCTGCTGCGCCGATGCGCCGCGGCGCTGAATCCGGGCGGGATGCTGCTCATCGGGGAGTTCGTGCCCAACGACGAACGCACGGGCCCGGAGCTCGCGCTGCTGTTCGGACTCAACATGCTGATCAACACGCAGGACGGCGACGTTTACACGATGCGCGAGTATCGCGAGTGGCTCAAGCAGGCCGGCTTCCGCAAGGTCGCGACGATCGAAGCTCCGCACGTCTCGCCGCTGATCCTGGCGACGAAGTAGAGGTCGCGCCGCCGGAGGCGTCTGTCGCTCCGGTGGCGTCCCGCGCGCGTGCCGGACGCGCGCGCGAAAGCGCAGACTACTGTCCCGCGCGCAGGACGTGGACCGGAAACGGCACTTCCTTGCCGCGCAGATTCAGCGTGCGCTCCTCAGCCCCGGAATACTTCCCCGCCAGCGCCTCATAGACGTCGGCGCCGAGCAGAATCTCGCCGGCGGCCGCGCTCGCAGCCAGCCGCGAGGCGGTGTTGACGGCGTCGCCCAGCGCGGTGAAATCCACCACCCCTTCGGAGCCCACGTTGCCCACGTAGGTCATGCCCGAGTTGACCGCGACGCCGATCGGCATCCACGGCTCGCGCCCGCGCCCGTAGCCGACGGCGCCCATCAGGGCGAGCGCGGCCTCCGCCGCCTTGCGCCGGTAGTCCGGGCCGCATATCCCCGGGATGAACAGCGCCATCACCTCGTCGCCGATGAGCTTGTCGACGAGCGCGTCGCGCCGGATCAGCACCTCGGTCGCGGCGGCATAGAAACGATTGAGCGCCGAGGCATACTCGGCCGGCCCCAGCCGTTCCCCCAGCATCGTCGAGCCGCGGATATCGGCGAACAGGATCGCGATGTCAACTTCCGCGCCGCCGGG encodes:
- a CDS encoding methyltransferase; amino-acid sequence: MPQTQKNLDPPSLRIWLDLMTFAWRGLALAAAVELDLFSRIADGNLTAEMIAAAAGTAEDATRRLLDALVGLGYLKRSSQQYRLTSGAAEYLVRGKPLYMGESATLGKMLAGTWSMLPEVVRSGRPLNQQASPQDAQEFFARLVPALFANNFNAASAAVARLTPKEKAGIKRILDIGAGAAAWSIPFARALRKTRVTVVDYPAVARVTREYAERWGVGDRYDYLEGDFNRVEFGAGFDLAILGHILHGGATEWARGLLRRCAAALNPGGMLLIGEFVPNDERTGPELALLFGLNMLINTQDGDVYTMREYREWLKQAGFRKVATIEAPHVSPLILATK
- a CDS encoding adenylate/guanylate cyclase domain-containing protein is translated as MAILFADIRGSTMLGERLGPAEYASALNRFYAAATEVLIRRDALVDKLIGDEVMALFIPGICGPDYRRKAAEAALALMGAVGYGRGREPWMPIGVAVNSGMTYVGNVGSEGVVDFTALGDAVNTASRLAASAAAGEILLGADVYEALAGKYSGAEERTLNLRGKEVPFPVHVLRAGQ